The Banduia mediterranea genome has a segment encoding these proteins:
- a CDS encoding efflux RND transporter periplasmic adaptor subunit, with translation MNHRLLFIGLLAAASVCLGACHKGGPEEEAEEEVVIPVETAAVTRGSIDAAYRGTTTLTAREQADVVAKASGIVEQVLVEEGDAVSAGQVLARLETDRLRLEAERARAEMDRLKSDFNRNHSVYQRNLISREAYEQTKFQLDAATAAYDLARLSLRESEIKAPIDGVVSSRLIKIGNTLQANEVAFTVTQLDTLEADVFVPERDIYKLAAGQPAVLRVDAWPNESFEGHIQRINPVVDPGTGTVEVTVAMRPGQSKLKPGMFGRIEIRYDRHDQATLLPKDAVLDEDGTQSVFVVADGKARRREVTLGYADADYYEVLEGLDSGDQVVVTGQSNLKDDVSISVVNLKPAATVEESSEKPGEDSSQADPAVAQSDAPRKS, from the coding sequence ATGAATCATCGTCTGTTGTTCATCGGCCTGCTTGCAGCCGCATCGGTCTGTCTCGGCGCCTGTCACAAGGGCGGACCCGAGGAAGAAGCCGAAGAAGAGGTCGTCATCCCGGTCGAAACCGCGGCGGTCACGCGCGGTTCCATCGATGCCGCCTACCGTGGCACCACTACGCTGACCGCGCGCGAGCAGGCCGATGTGGTGGCCAAGGCCAGTGGGATCGTCGAACAGGTGCTGGTCGAGGAAGGCGATGCGGTCAGCGCGGGTCAGGTACTGGCGCGCCTGGAAACCGATCGTCTGCGACTGGAGGCCGAGCGCGCCCGCGCTGAAATGGATCGGCTCAAAAGCGATTTCAACCGCAATCATTCGGTCTACCAGCGCAATCTGATTTCACGCGAAGCCTACGAACAGACCAAGTTCCAGCTCGACGCTGCCACCGCAGCCTACGATCTGGCGCGCCTGTCGCTGCGCGAATCCGAAATCAAGGCGCCGATCGACGGCGTGGTGTCGTCGCGCCTGATCAAGATCGGCAATACCCTGCAAGCCAACGAGGTCGCGTTCACCGTGACCCAGCTCGACACGCTGGAGGCCGACGTCTTCGTTCCGGAGCGCGACATCTACAAGCTGGCCGCCGGTCAACCGGCGGTGCTGCGCGTCGACGCCTGGCCGAACGAGTCCTTCGAAGGGCACATCCAGCGCATCAATCCCGTGGTGGATCCGGGTACCGGCACCGTCGAGGTGACGGTCGCGATGAGGCCGGGGCAGAGCAAGCTCAAGCCCGGCATGTTCGGCCGTATCGAAATCCGCTATGACCGCCATGATCAGGCCACGCTGCTGCCCAAGGATGCGGTGCTGGACGAGGATGGTACGCAGTCGGTATTCGTGGTTGCGGACGGCAAGGCACGGCGCCGCGAAGTGACGCTGGGCTATGCCGACGCTGATTACTACGAAGTGCTGGAGGGACTGGATTCCGGCGATCAGGTGGTGGTAACCGGGCAAAGCAATCTCAAGGACGATGTGAGCATCAGCGTGGTCAACCTCAAGCCGGCGGCGACGGTCGAGGAGTCTTCGGAGAAACCGGGCGAGGATTCGAGCCAGGCCGATCCCGCAGTCGCGCAGAGCGACGCGCCGCGCAAGTCCTGA
- the slyD gene encoding peptidylprolyl isomerase, with amino-acid sequence MQIAERCVAHFHYTLTNEAGEQLDTSRGSEPMAYLHGRGNIIPGLEKAMDGKKVGDAFKVTIEPGEAYGERVEQLIQVVPRSAFGGVPELQPGMRFQAETQQGPVPVVVTDVGDEEVTVDGNHPLAGQTLNFDVEVTEVREASAEEVMHGHVHGAGGHEH; translated from the coding sequence ATGCAAATTGCCGAGCGCTGCGTTGCCCACTTCCATTACACCTTGACCAATGAAGCCGGCGAGCAGCTCGACACATCTCGCGGCAGCGAGCCCATGGCCTATCTGCACGGACGGGGCAACATCATTCCGGGCCTGGAAAAGGCGATGGATGGCAAGAAGGTCGGTGACGCTTTCAAAGTGACGATCGAGCCGGGTGAAGCCTATGGCGAACGCGTCGAGCAGCTGATCCAGGTGGTACCGCGCTCCGCCTTCGGCGGCGTGCCCGAACTGCAACCCGGCATGCGCTTTCAGGCCGAGACCCAGCAGGGTCCGGTGCCGGTGGTGGTCACCGATGTCGGCGACGAGGAAGTGACGGTCGACGGCAACCATCCACTCGCCGGGCAGACGCTGAACTTCGATGTGGAGGTCACCGAGGTTCGTGAAGCCTCCGCCGAGGAAGTCATGCACGGTCACGTACATGGTGCAGGCGGTCACGAACACTGA
- a CDS encoding class I SAM-dependent methyltransferase: MNASGWRQAWVGCLLLGLAACRTALPPPEPLPPPVPMTTEQARAAGLDPLIAHLVTSAHRTPAFRQRDTGRHPAQTLTFFGIDPHDTIVEIWPGGGWYTELLAPFVRDWGQYYAALPPVEDPSGDGFFASQRRQFLGKLNSRPDLYGQVRIAEAGRGVSEIVPADTADYVLSFRNVHNWMVGGYESEMFRAFHLALKPGGVLGIVEHRALPNTDLETMKQTGYVTEAYVRELAEAAGFELLDASQVNANAKDSTEHPEGVWTLPPTLRLGEQDRERYLSIGESDRMTLKFSKPRWR; the protein is encoded by the coding sequence ATGAACGCATCAGGGTGGCGGCAGGCATGGGTCGGCTGCCTGTTGCTTGGACTGGCGGCCTGCCGCACAGCCTTGCCGCCCCCCGAGCCGCTGCCGCCGCCCGTGCCCATGACGACCGAGCAGGCACGCGCGGCAGGGCTCGACCCGCTGATCGCGCACCTCGTCACGAGTGCGCATCGCACGCCGGCGTTTCGCCAGCGTGATACCGGCCGGCACCCGGCGCAGACGCTGACGTTCTTCGGCATCGATCCGCACGACACCATTGTGGAAATCTGGCCGGGTGGCGGCTGGTATACCGAACTGCTGGCACCGTTCGTACGCGACTGGGGGCAGTACTACGCAGCGCTGCCGCCGGTAGAGGATCCATCCGGCGACGGCTTCTTTGCGAGCCAGCGACGCCAATTTCTGGGCAAGCTCAATTCGCGTCCCGACCTGTATGGCCAAGTCCGGATCGCGGAGGCCGGGCGAGGCGTCAGCGAGATCGTACCGGCGGACACCGCCGACTACGTGTTGAGTTTCCGCAATGTGCACAACTGGATGGTCGGCGGCTACGAGTCGGAGATGTTCCGGGCTTTCCATCTGGCCCTGAAGCCTGGAGGCGTGCTCGGAATCGTGGAACATCGGGCCTTGCCGAACACCGATCTGGAGACGATGAAGCAGACGGGATACGTGACCGAGGCCTATGTCCGGGAATTGGCTGAGGCGGCGGGTTTTGAGTTGCTGGACGCTTCGCAAGTCAACGCCAATGCCAAGGATTCGACCGAGCATCCGGAAGGCGTATGGACCTTGCCGCCGACGCTGCGGCTCGGAGAACAGGACCGGGAACGCTATCTGTCGATCGGCGAGTCCGACCGCATGACGCTGAAATTCTCGAAACCGCGCTGGCGCTGA
- a CDS encoding DUF167 domain-containing protein, giving the protein MTISASLSLKVSPKASRNAILGWHGDALKLSVTAAPERGKANEAVIALLAKQLGIAKSALNITAGHSRSRKTVEISGLTSEELHRGLGC; this is encoded by the coding sequence ATGACGATATCGGCCAGCCTATCCCTCAAGGTATCGCCCAAGGCTTCGCGCAACGCGATTCTGGGCTGGCATGGCGATGCCCTGAAGCTGTCGGTCACGGCCGCGCCAGAACGCGGCAAGGCCAATGAGGCCGTGATCGCACTGCTGGCGAAACAGCTCGGCATCGCCAAATCGGCACTGAACATTACGGCCGGCCATAGCCGCTCGCGCAAGACCGTCGAGATTTCGGGGCTCACGTCCGAGGAACTGCATCGGGGACTCGGCTGCTAG
- the ttcA gene encoding tRNA 2-thiocytidine(32) synthetase TtcA, with amino-acid sequence MTHTTTETTVDLSRLPRRARTESLKLNKRLRRLVGQAIQDYRMIEHGDRVMVCLSGGKDSYTMLDILLQLRDKAPVDFEIHAVNLDQKQPGFPEHILPEYLADLDIPYTIIEQDTYSVVKRVIPEGKTMCSLCSRLRRGALYTFAAEHGYTRIALGHHKDDIVATFFLNLFFGGRLAAMPPKLRSDDGRNMVIRPLAYCRERDIASYAEERAFPIIPCTLCGSQDNLQRQQVRRMIADWERSDPSRIEHIFTSLCNVQPSQLADRVLFDFANLGGRNAPDHDWLMPGTASTAE; translated from the coding sequence GTGACCCACACCACCACCGAAACCACCGTCGACCTCAGCCGTCTGCCGCGTCGCGCACGCACCGAGTCGCTCAAACTCAACAAGCGCCTGCGGCGTCTTGTGGGCCAGGCGATTCAGGATTACCGCATGATCGAGCACGGCGACCGCGTGATGGTCTGCCTGTCCGGTGGCAAGGACAGCTACACGATGCTGGATATTCTGCTGCAGCTGCGCGACAAGGCGCCGGTGGATTTCGAGATTCACGCCGTCAACCTCGACCAGAAGCAGCCCGGCTTTCCGGAGCACATCCTGCCGGAGTATCTCGCCGACCTCGACATTCCGTACACGATCATCGAGCAGGACACCTATTCGGTGGTCAAGCGCGTGATCCCGGAAGGCAAGACGATGTGCTCGCTGTGCTCGCGGCTGCGGCGCGGCGCGCTGTACACCTTTGCCGCCGAACACGGCTACACCAGGATCGCGCTCGGCCATCACAAGGACGACATCGTCGCGACCTTCTTCCTCAACCTGTTCTTTGGCGGGCGGCTGGCGGCGATGCCCCCCAAGCTGCGCTCCGACGACGGCCGCAATATGGTGATCCGCCCGCTGGCCTACTGTCGTGAACGCGACATTGCGAGTTACGCCGAGGAGCGTGCCTTCCCGATCATCCCGTGCACGCTCTGCGGCTCGCAGGACAATCTGCAGCGCCAGCAGGTACGCCGCATGATCGCCGACTGGGAACGCAGCGATCCCTCGCGAATCGAGCACATCTTCACCTCGCTGTGCAATGTGCAGCCCTCCCAACTAGCCGACCGCGTGCTGTTCGATTTCGCCAACCTGGGGGGCCGCAACGCGCCCGATCATGACTGGCTGATGCCGGGCACAGCGTCCACGGCGGAATAG
- a CDS encoding TraB/GumN family protein: MSQRFAGTLWALFTLAVLLRLGPAAAQDQAPFLWRIDVARTTHYLLGSIHLLPESEAVLPAAYERALKASDVVVFETDFDALQEPDTQQRFLTAARAPMPGGLRGQLHAETYHALSEHLGGLGLPAGSFDSFKPWFVAMSLELLRYQRAGFAAEYGIDGRLFKRALDGGKTIEWLESVDQQIHVLSGMGPAVEEAYLRAAIEEDQPSGPQPETLLRIWRQSDTAALAENIAEMKSGYPEIYLRVLSGRNAGWLANLRQRLDGRKPTMIVVGAAHLVGGDGLLQTLAADGYTPTPVEADLAPTQP, encoded by the coding sequence ATGAGCCAGCGTTTCGCCGGCACGCTATGGGCACTGTTCACGCTGGCCGTGCTGCTCAGGCTTGGCCCGGCCGCCGCCCAGGACCAGGCGCCGTTCCTGTGGCGCATCGATGTCGCAAGAACCACCCACTACCTGCTCGGCTCGATCCATCTGCTCCCGGAATCCGAAGCGGTGCTTCCAGCAGCCTATGAGCGCGCACTGAAGGCCAGTGATGTGGTGGTATTCGAAACCGATTTCGACGCGCTCCAGGAACCGGACACGCAACAGCGATTCCTCACCGCCGCGCGCGCGCCGATGCCCGGCGGACTGCGCGGACAATTACATGCCGAGACCTACCACGCCCTGAGCGAACACCTCGGCGGACTGGGCTTGCCGGCCGGGTCCTTCGACTCGTTCAAACCCTGGTTCGTGGCGATGTCGCTGGAACTGCTGCGCTATCAACGCGCCGGCTTTGCGGCCGAATACGGCATCGACGGACGCCTGTTCAAGCGCGCGCTTGACGGCGGCAAGACCATCGAATGGCTGGAAAGCGTGGACCAGCAGATTCATGTGCTGTCCGGCATGGGCCCCGCCGTCGAGGAAGCCTACCTGCGTGCCGCCATCGAGGAAGACCAACCGAGCGGCCCGCAACCCGAAACCCTGCTGCGCATCTGGCGACAAAGCGACACCGCGGCGCTGGCCGAGAACATCGCCGAAATGAAAAGCGGCTACCCTGAAATCTACTTGCGCGTGCTGTCGGGACGCAACGCTGGCTGGCTCGCAAACCTGCGCCAGCGACTCGATGGCCGCAAGCCGACCATGATTGTCGTCGGCGCCGCACACCTCGTCGGCGGCGACGGGCTGCTGCAAACGCTGGCGGCTGACGGCTACACGCCAACGCCGGTCGAGGCCGACCTGGCGCCGACGCAGCCTTGA
- the traT gene encoding complement resistance protein TraT, producing MGRSDTQLDNQVADAGSSRQTVSEVSDRKDYRTRIVTTANKANLELEEAQSQMFERTAYAMAGFF from the coding sequence CTGGGGCGGAGCGATACGCAGCTCGACAATCAGGTCGCGGACGCGGGCTCCTCACGGCAGACCGTTTCCGAAGTCAGTGACCGCAAGGACTACCGCACGCGCATCGTCACTACCGCCAACAAGGCCAATCTCGAACTCGAGGAGGCGCAGTCGCAGATGTTCGAGCGTACCGCCTACGCGATGGCCGGTTTTTTCTGA
- a CDS encoding glycine zipper 2TM domain-containing protein, producing the protein MLKQFRILWISLSLLAAFLISACDSPTGPADPGEPDTPMEQPAPEPAPTPAPAAPKPAPAPAPKPQAAAPAPAPVCADCGSVSSIEPVTEKGAGSGGGALAGAVVGGVVGHQFGGGKGKDLATVAGAIGGAMAGHEVEKRVRSTSYYRVTVAMEAGGTRVVEVTDPAGLSVGSKVRIVGENLQLM; encoded by the coding sequence ATGCTGAAACAGTTTCGGATTTTGTGGATTTCGCTGAGCTTGCTCGCGGCCTTTCTGATCTCGGCCTGCGACAGCCCGACCGGACCGGCCGATCCCGGCGAGCCGGACACGCCCATGGAGCAACCTGCGCCGGAACCCGCCCCGACTCCTGCGCCCGCTGCGCCCAAGCCAGCTCCGGCACCCGCGCCCAAACCTCAGGCGGCTGCGCCTGCACCGGCGCCGGTCTGCGCGGATTGCGGCAGCGTCAGCTCGATCGAGCCGGTGACGGAGAAGGGCGCGGGCAGCGGTGGCGGAGCTCTGGCCGGTGCCGTGGTCGGTGGTGTGGTCGGCCATCAGTTCGGCGGCGGCAAGGGCAAGGATCTGGCCACGGTGGCGGGTGCCATCGGCGGTGCCATGGCCGGCCATGAAGTCGAAAAGCGGGTCCGCTCGACCAGCTACTACCGCGTCACGGTGGCGATGGAGGCCGGCGGAACACGCGTGGTGGAGGTGACCGATCCCGCCGGCCTCTCGGTCGGAAGCAAGGTTCGCATCGTCGGAGAGAACCTGCAGTTGATGTGA
- the metK gene encoding methionine adenosyltransferase: MSEYLFTSESVSEGHPDKVADQISDAVLDAILAKDKFARVACETLVKTGVAIVAGEVTTSAWVDLEELVRKVILDIGYTSSDVGFDGSTCGILNIIGKQSVDIAQGVDRAKPEDQGAGDQGLMFGYATNETDALMPAPILFSHRLVQRQSEARKSGLLPWLRPDAKSQVTLRYGDDGKPSAIDAVVLSTQHNPEVKQADLKEAVMELIVKHVLPPELLTSKTQYHINPTGQFIIGGPVGDCGLTGRKIIVDTYGGYARHGGGAFSGKDPSKVDRSAAYAARYVAKNIVASGLAEKCEVQISYAIGVAEPTSVMVTSFGTGKIGDDKIEALVRRHFDLRPYAITTMLNLLHPMYQATAAYGHFGREPVEITQADGTRYTAFSWEKTDRAEALRADAGL, encoded by the coding sequence GTGAGCGAGTACCTTTTCACATCGGAGTCGGTCTCCGAAGGCCATCCGGACAAAGTCGCCGACCAGATTTCGGACGCCGTTCTGGACGCGATCCTGGCCAAGGACAAGTTCGCGCGCGTGGCTTGTGAAACCCTGGTCAAGACCGGCGTCGCCATCGTCGCGGGTGAAGTCACTACGAGTGCCTGGGTCGACCTTGAGGAATTGGTGCGCAAGGTGATCCTCGACATCGGCTACACCTCGTCGGATGTCGGCTTTGACGGCTCCACCTGCGGCATTCTCAACATCATCGGCAAACAGAGCGTCGATATCGCGCAGGGCGTGGACCGCGCCAAGCCGGAAGATCAGGGCGCCGGCGACCAGGGCCTGATGTTCGGTTACGCCACCAACGAAACCGATGCGCTGATGCCGGCGCCGATCCTGTTCTCGCACCGCCTGGTGCAACGACAGTCCGAAGCACGCAAGTCCGGCCTGCTGCCGTGGCTGCGTCCGGACGCGAAGAGCCAGGTCACGCTGCGCTATGGCGACGACGGCAAGCCGAGCGCAATCGACGCGGTGGTGCTTTCCACCCAGCACAATCCCGAGGTCAAGCAGGCCGACCTCAAGGAAGCGGTCATGGAACTGATCGTCAAGCACGTGCTGCCGCCGGAACTGCTGACGTCCAAGACCCAGTACCACATCAACCCGACCGGCCAGTTCATCATCGGCGGCCCGGTGGGCGACTGCGGCCTGACCGGCCGCAAGATCATCGTCGACACCTACGGCGGCTACGCCCGGCATGGTGGCGGTGCGTTCTCCGGCAAGGATCCGTCCAAGGTCGACCGCTCCGCCGCCTACGCGGCGCGCTACGTGGCCAAGAACATCGTCGCCTCGGGTCTCGCCGAGAAATGCGAAGTCCAGATCAGCTACGCCATTGGCGTGGCTGAACCGACCTCGGTGATGGTGACAAGCTTCGGCACCGGCAAGATCGGCGACGACAAGATCGAAGCGCTGGTGCGCCGTCATTTCGACCTGCGTCCCTACGCGATCACGACCATGCTCAACCTGCTGCACCCGATGTACCAAGCCACGGCGGCCTACGGCCATTTCGGTCGGGAGCCGGTCGAGATCACGCAGGCGGACGGCACGCGCTACACCGCGTTTTCCTGGGAGAAGACCGATCGCGCCGAGGCGCTGCGCGCCGACGCCGGCCTCTGA
- a CDS encoding TonB-dependent receptor: MRIGNRPLAVLAACLGCVVCLQARAQDESDAERATDEHFEFSSEPVPEYSEIETISVADEPVANLPPPAEDPVQLGDVMVTSQKFRQTLREVPASVTVLDGEFLKQAKIQTINDINGYVPSTQVRVTPFAGEVRIRGYGTPPSNLGFESSVGAIVDDVYYGRTAFLSAILFDIDRFEVVRGPQGALFGKNTIAGVLNVATTPVQDYLNGDFMFTAQDIDTRDVRFGGTAPLAPDFGLRYAGSISRDEGLYYNTTLDRPEGNVDAVSSRLKFEWKLSDTLTLRPSVFVSDQSANSNLFQLAKVTDSMLTFLQAYDAEVEADASNERLSSNVDSYTDTTLYGAQLNVDWELSGDITLNSITAYAGYDLRERTLDFDASPAPFLKLSQADPSPYDQYSQELRLVGRLGSGFGTERSEFIVGAYGFYSDYNTNDRVILEDIEAAAGYVIAARAGGTPGGGSPAIGTILGELLNLIGPFTPDLPFTSETALLTLDQQTESYALFGQITSYLTDDFAVVAGLRLGQEDKEGHFVSDGDGAILLPIVTGQADHVSDLSRSESEVSPKFGVKYAINDQISTYAIWARGYKSGGFNALPFNDENLEFDAEEADSYELGVKSSLFGGVLQANLAAYLTDFDNLQVSTFTGTTFQVLNAAAARSQGVEGDLRWLSPWPGTELRAAFGYNDAYYRSYPTAPAPASSSEDSQDLTGRELALAPKWTGSLTPTVGIPSFWPSWGFQLAVDYLYTSERYLDVDLDPVTLQASTEVINMRLSAGAITGAWSLTFGVQNLTEEVILGQITDVPAAPGNYQAVRTSRGRQCYGVLRFQF; encoded by the coding sequence ATGCGTATAGGGAATCGGCCGCTTGCCGTGCTGGCGGCCTGTCTGGGCTGTGTGGTTTGTCTGCAGGCGCGGGCGCAGGACGAATCGGATGCGGAGCGGGCCACGGACGAGCACTTCGAGTTTTCGTCAGAGCCGGTGCCCGAGTATTCGGAGATCGAGACGATCAGCGTCGCGGACGAGCCTGTGGCTAACCTGCCGCCGCCGGCCGAAGACCCGGTGCAGCTGGGCGATGTCATGGTGACCTCGCAAAAGTTCAGGCAGACGCTGCGTGAAGTCCCGGCGTCGGTGACGGTGCTTGACGGCGAGTTTCTGAAGCAGGCCAAGATCCAGACGATCAACGACATCAACGGCTACGTGCCGAGCACCCAGGTGCGGGTCACCCCGTTCGCTGGCGAGGTCCGCATCCGCGGCTATGGCACACCGCCGTCGAACCTCGGTTTCGAGTCCTCGGTCGGCGCCATCGTCGACGATGTCTACTACGGCCGCACCGCGTTCCTGTCCGCGATTCTGTTCGACATCGACCGTTTCGAGGTGGTGCGCGGTCCGCAGGGCGCGTTGTTCGGCAAGAACACGATTGCCGGGGTCCTCAACGTGGCGACCACGCCGGTGCAGGACTATCTCAACGGCGACTTCATGTTCACCGCGCAGGACATCGATACGCGCGACGTGCGTTTCGGGGGCACCGCGCCACTGGCGCCGGACTTCGGGCTGCGCTACGCCGGATCGATTTCGCGTGACGAGGGTCTTTACTACAACACCACGCTGGATCGTCCGGAAGGCAACGTCGACGCCGTCAGCAGCCGCCTCAAGTTCGAATGGAAGCTGAGCGATACCTTGACGCTGCGTCCCTCGGTGTTCGTCTCCGACCAGAGCGCCAACAGCAATCTGTTCCAGCTGGCGAAGGTCACGGATTCGATGCTCACTTTCCTGCAGGCTTACGATGCCGAGGTCGAGGCCGATGCCAGCAACGAACGACTGTCCTCGAACGTGGATTCCTATACCGACACCACGCTGTACGGCGCGCAGCTCAATGTCGACTGGGAGCTGTCGGGCGATATCACCCTGAACTCGATCACCGCCTACGCGGGCTACGATCTGCGAGAGCGTACGCTGGATTTCGACGCCTCGCCCGCGCCGTTCCTCAAGTTGAGCCAGGCCGACCCCAGCCCCTATGACCAGTACAGTCAGGAGCTGCGTCTGGTGGGTCGTCTTGGTTCTGGCTTCGGCACCGAGCGCAGCGAATTCATCGTAGGGGCCTACGGCTTTTATTCGGACTACAACACCAATGACCGGGTGATCCTGGAAGACATCGAGGCGGCGGCCGGTTACGTGATCGCGGCGCGAGCCGGCGGCACACCGGGCGGCGGTTCCCCGGCGATCGGCACGATCCTGGGCGAGCTGCTGAACCTGATCGGTCCGTTCACGCCGGACCTGCCGTTCACCAGCGAGACCGCCTTGCTGACGCTCGACCAGCAGACCGAGTCCTATGCCCTGTTCGGGCAGATCACCAGCTATCTGACCGACGACTTCGCCGTCGTCGCCGGGCTGCGACTCGGGCAGGAAGACAAGGAAGGCCATTTCGTTTCCGACGGAGACGGCGCGATCCTGTTGCCGATCGTGACGGGTCAGGCCGATCATGTCTCCGATCTCAGCCGCAGCGAATCCGAAGTTTCTCCCAAGTTTGGCGTGAAGTACGCCATCAATGATCAGATCTCGACCTATGCGATCTGGGCGCGCGGCTACAAAAGCGGCGGCTTCAACGCGCTGCCGTTCAATGACGAGAACCTGGAATTCGACGCGGAGGAGGCCGACAGCTACGAACTCGGCGTGAAGTCGAGTCTGTTCGGTGGCGTACTGCAGGCCAATCTCGCGGCCTATCTGACGGACTTCGATAATCTTCAGGTCTCGACTTTCACCGGCACCACGTTCCAGGTGCTCAACGCTGCCGCAGCGCGCTCGCAGGGTGTCGAAGGTGATCTGCGCTGGTTGTCGCCGTGGCCCGGCACCGAGCTGCGCGCGGCCTTCGGCTACAACGATGCCTATTACCGCAGCTACCCCACCGCGCCGGCACCGGCTTCGTCGAGCGAGGATTCGCAGGATCTGACCGGCCGCGAGCTGGCGCTGGCACCGAAGTGGACCGGCAGCCTCACGCCGACCGTCGGCATTCCGAGCTTCTGGCCAAGCTGGGGCTTTCAGTTGGCCGTCGACTATCTCTACACCAGCGAACGCTATCTCGATGTCGACCTCGATCCGGTGACGCTGCAAGCGTCGACCGAGGTGATCAACATGCGCCTGTCGGCCGGCGCCATCACCGGAGCCTGGAGTCTGACTTTCGGGGTCCAGAACCTCACGGAGGAAGTGATCCTCGGGCAGATCACCGACGTGCCGGCCGCACCCGGCAACTATCAGGCGGTGCGCACCAGTCGCGGCCGTCAGTGCTACGGGGTTCTGCGGTTCCAGTTCTGA
- a CDS encoding response regulator transcription factor, which produces MLQQGLVVEDLTSTAEWLSQALLLAFPGMRVRVAESLDAARSLSRATTPEIALVDLDLPDGSGIELIEELRAEAADCICIVTTIYADDRHLFPALRAGAQGYLLKDQPVERLVGALQAIDRGEPPLSPTIAKRLLRVFSQTPVTPKDSRLTQRELETLALIAKGLRLSEVAEQLGVTRHTVAGYVKTIYRKLNVSSRAEAALEAARMGLIKNEL; this is translated from the coding sequence ATGTTGCAACAGGGCCTGGTCGTTGAAGACCTCACCAGCACCGCCGAATGGCTGTCACAGGCGTTGTTGCTGGCCTTTCCCGGCATGCGTGTCCGCGTTGCCGAAAGCCTGGACGCGGCACGTAGCCTGTCGCGTGCCACCACGCCGGAAATCGCGCTGGTGGACCTGGACCTTCCTGACGGTTCCGGTATCGAGTTGATTGAGGAGTTGCGTGCCGAGGCCGCCGACTGCATCTGCATTGTCACCACGATCTATGCCGACGACCGACACCTGTTTCCGGCGCTGCGCGCCGGCGCCCAGGGCTACCTGCTCAAGGACCAGCCGGTCGAACGCCTGGTGGGCGCTCTTCAGGCGATCGACCGCGGTGAGCCGCCGCTGTCGCCGACGATCGCCAAGCGCCTGTTGCGGGTCTTCAGCCAGACACCGGTGACACCCAAGGACAGCCGGCTGACCCAGCGCGAGCTCGAAACCCTGGCGCTGATCGCCAAGGGGCTGCGACTCAGCGAAGTCGCCGAACAGTTGGGCGTCACGCGCCACACCGTGGCCGGTTACGTCAAGACGATCTACCGCAAGCTCAATGTATCCAGCCGCGCCGAAGCGGCCCTGGAAGCGGCGCGCATGGGCCTGATCAAGAACGAGTTGTAG